A stretch of DNA from Rhizoctonia solani chromosome 9, complete sequence:
aagtggttgcatgctggcccaagcccaaatttggggggtagcaggtgtaatcatgggttgtcagcagaggaataatagggctctatggcttagttgtcagagccaacaactaccagagAGgtaacctaacaagctattgcctaatataggacttatcagctagtaggatctaacaatgctcaagggcaattgccagatagagggtggacaagaccaatttaagtaaagtgcactgtgctattaagatagcagggctagAACCAAGGAAgggactattacactcaaggtgcacTTGActgtatgccaagggtaggtagatgtggaagggataagaggtcaagttctgaggcttaaggctctcagaaccctccttatatattcaacaagagGAAGGAATAGTAAATATGTCCACAAAcacaaaaacaaagataaggtcatatgaccaaagataacaAGGacatgatcacatgactgaagGTCATGTaattggattacataataagtgcTCAGCACCTAAATaacataaagatgcatatatccataaatcttcatgaaaatagcacatatattcactatttctttgacttagtggattctaaggtggttgttatggatatgacatttctcctataatctgtacttattttattaattacacaagtaataccATAGTAAACTGATGGGAttaagatgcaaactaaggttttcaaggacCCTctttccaattgcaacctttgcaaaacctctaagcctcaggaataccctcaatatgcaataacctttgcatatatgctgttttctcactcatttaaatatatataaattcagctgagtagataaacagtaaccaGCAATATTTTccctgtttgtagtatttattatacaagattccatcttgtggctacacacagaaatattcagggtcccccctgttgcataggcaagtgcccTGGTGCTTAATCAGTGCTTAAGCACCAACACACtgaatgcgccttttctccatcacccaggcAGCCCACACTGTCAAAtcacttgcgcttaggtgcgcctgtttgcgcgctccagaacgctggctcaaacacccaaaacggacaacatttggcagagttatgccctgtttactgtaagtacccaatgcagaggtatcctacctttgggactgtttactacaaggatgaaacacttacccttgggacatccaaggacccccacaggtaaatactgccttggggcaaacattgccttggggcaaatactAGGAACTGTTAGTGTTTACCATGTACCAAATTATTGGCTctctcaagtgtttcagttgccactgtcatgccctagaggcgtaaccaccttagaatccactaagtcaaagaaatagtgaatatatgcgctattttcatgaagatttatggatatatgcatctttatgctatttaggtgctaagcgctgattatgtaatccaatcacatctttcttatctttggtcatgtgaccttatctttcttattgtgtttgttgatgtatatactattcccctctcttgttgaatatataaggagggttctgagagccttaagcctcagaacttgacctcttatcccctcCCTACatctacctaccctaagacatacaccttgagtattgcctgagagcatacctgtccctgtcaaaggtctttAGCCCTGCTGTATTTACAGCAtagtgtcagagccaacaactaccaaaggGTAatcctaacaagctattgcctaatataggacttatcaactagtaggacctaacaaagctcaaggcaatgccagggaagggtaggacaagacctatttAAGTAAAatgcactatgctattaagatagcagggctagaaccaaggcagggactattacactcaaggtgcacctgattgtatgccaagggtaggtagtgtggaagggataagaggtcaatgtcatgccctagaggcgtgacccccttagaatccactaagtcaaagaaatagtgaatatatgcgctattttcatggagatttatggatatatgcatctttatgctatttaggcgctgagcgcttattatgtaatctcatcacatgacctttagtcatgtgatcttgttttcttatctctggtcatgtgaccttatctttgttattgtgtttgtcactgtatatacttttcccttgcttgttgaatatataaggagggttctgagagccttaagcctcagaactcaacctcttatcccttccaacactacctacccttggcatacaatcaggtgcaccttgagtgtaatagtccctgccttggttcttagccctgctgtcttaacagtgtcagagccaacaactaccacagggtaaagcccaacaagctattgcctaatataggacttatcagcaagtgggatctaacaatgctctaaggcaattgccagatgaggggttggacaagaccaattgagtaagagtgcactatgctataaagatagctgggcaaaggacctttgacagtgactggtatgctctcaggcaatactcttaattgtatgtcttagggtagtaggtgttggaagggataagaggttgagttctgaggcttaaggctctcagaaccctccttatatattcacagagaaggggaagagtaattacatgtacaaacatcataacaaagataaggtcacatgaccagagataagaaaacaagatcacatgactaaaggtcatgtgatgagattacataataagcgctcagcgcctaaacagtataaagatgcatatatccataaatcttcatgaaaatagcgcatatattcactatttctttgacttagtggattttaaggtggtcacgcctctagggcatgacacttcccccccgttaaggtccagctgcctctggatgttcacagtgaaacttagccaatttttcaggggcattggctaagtgggccttgggctcccatgtgttatcctctggtccataccctttccatttaaccaagtatttgacttgttgacccactttcttggagtctaggatcctTTCTACAGtgtactcctcttctccatcagctgtgacaactgggggGAGTGGGACTGGATCACGGTTGTATTTGTCTACTGGTTTTTTATGTAATAGAGCAATGTTGAAGACAGGGTGGActttcatggatttagggagaTCCAGTCTATATGAGTTTctgccaattttctccaagaccttaTAGGGTCCCAATTGCTTATGTTCTAGCTTATGGGAAGGtcttgaagttttgatgttggTGCTATTCAGGTAGACTTTATCACCAAtttccagcttggttgcttcccttctgttgAGATCATAGTATTGTGcattttgtcttgcagcaatttctaaagcagctttAGCTTCAGCTTGGATCTCTTTCAGGAAATCTGCTAGGTCATCGGCTTGAGGTAcatggctttccttggtgttCCCAACTGTAAAATCTGGGTTATAACCATAGCACATGTAGAAGGGTGAATGTTTGGAGCCTGAGTGTTTCCCATTGTTGTATGAAAATTCTGCAAGTGGTAGTGACgcaacccagtctgtttgtctgtAGTTGATATAGTGGCGTAGATAGatttccacaaactggtttaagcgttcactttgtccatcaacttgaGGTCTGTAAGCAGTGGAGAATTGTGGTTCTATTCCCAGCTGCTTATAGACTTGTCTTAGGAACTTTGCATTAAATTGGGGGCCTTGGTCCAAGatggttttcctgggtaacccatgtaacttccacacaaaggatacaaagaggtttgcaacatcaacagcagtggcatcagagtgcgttggTATAAAATGGACCATTTTGGATAGGCGGTCCACTACTGTcaatattgcatcatatccttctgaggtggggagtcctacaatcaagtcatacattatttcctcccaaggcttattgggtaaatctatgttttgaaggagaccttcaggagcccGGTTGGAATGTTTgctacgtatgcatgagttgcatgcttggacatattttgttacagacTGTTTCATTCCTGACCaatagtaatcccttgaaaggaggtctaaggttctgaactgtcctgggtgtccagtggaagggttatcatgcctgctttctaagacagctttcctgatttctggctcattgGGGACATAGATCCAATCATGATAGTATAGTAGGCCATTATCAATCTTCCATCCTTTAACAGGTAtgtcctcttccaaggatttaaggattttgtatacagctttatcatcatgcagagcgtcccttattagatcattaaggtcactatctgtttgaatagctgcaataaaaagctctgggcttatgagcacaggggtttcacccccctctttaaccgcagacttgtggtcttcacAGCAAgagagaatatctgcttttctattctgtgtgcccggcctatacacaatcctatagttgtaatctgccaaaaatcccatccaccttaactgcctttggttcagatccctCTTTGTCTGGAAAtactccagatttttatggtctgtcagtattttgacagggattactgttccttccagcaggtgacgccattcctttaaagcccttactactgctagtaactctttatcaaagatatcatagtttctttcagcaggtgctagggattttgataggaatgcaaccgggtgtaatttatcatcactgcccttttgattaaggacagcgcccgttgcaaaatcagaggcgtcacactcaaggaaaaactccttgtatggattgGGTTGGATTAAGacaggggattcaattagagcctgtttaagagctttaaaagacacttcttggcgttcaccccactcccaaggtatattcttttggagtagttggtataagggttgtgccaattttgagaagttatgtatgaagcgtctatagaaatttataaagcccaaaaactcttgaacccctttgacagagcgcggtgttgcccagtcaaccgcttgagtgattttcttgggatctgctttcactccttcaccattggcaatgacaccaaggtaatctacttcagatgcatagaaattacacttctccaggttacagtagcatgcattgtcttgcagccttttcagtacctcttggagatgttttgtgtgtgattccctgctttctgagaatattaggatgttgtctagatatactactacatagacgtccaatatgtccctaaatatctcattcatgaagtgctgaaatgcagcaggagcgttgcataacccaaagggcatgactaggtattcaaacaggccatatttggttttaaacgcagtcttccattcatcaccttcctttatctggaccaagttatatccagatttcaggtcaatggtggaaaagtattttgcaccccttagtttctcaatgagagactgtattagaggtagagggtacgcattcttgactgtatttgcatttagggatctataatccacaaccatacgccttttcccatttttcttgttgacaaagtgaactggggaaccatatttggacttggatgggcaaatcaatcctttgtccaattgttctttaaggagttttctaagttcctcatcatcagatgccttcaaggggtataccatagccttaacaggtttatcaggatcaattaaatcaatccctaaatcaaaaggacggtgcggcggcagttccgtcaccttcatgtcctcagaaaatacctccgcaaaattgcgcagttctactgggatactttcaagtggagaatccacagtacctccagtttccctagggatgccttcaagaggttcaattacctcaacacctcctaagtcttctggtatgccttcaaggtg
This window harbors:
- a CDS encoding Transposon Tf2-7 polyprotein, whose amino-acid sequence is MSWLKLHNPTIDWPNKRITFNSQYCNNTCLSVSNSILGNVGGTSNHLEGIPEDLGGVEVIEPLEGIPRETGGTVDSPLESIPVELRNFAEVFSEDMKVTELPPHRPFDLGIDLIDPDKPVKAMVYPLKASDDEELRKLLKEQLDKGLICPSKSKYGSPVHFVNKKNGKRRMVVDYRSLNANTVKNAYPLPLIQSLIEKLRGAKYFSTIDLKSGYNLVQIKEGDEWKTAFKTKYGLFEYLVMPFGLCNAPAAFQHFMNEIFRDILDVYVVVYLDNILIFSESRESHTKHLQEVLKRLQDNACYCNLEKCNFYASEVDYLGVIANGEGVKADPKKITQAVDWATPRSVKGVQEFLGFINFYRRFIHNFSKLAQPLYQLLQKNIPWEWGERQEVSFKALKQALIESPVLIQPNPYKEFFLECDASDFATGAVLNQKGSDDKLHPVAFLSKSLAPAERNYDIFDKELLAVVRALKEWRHLLEGTVIPVKILTDHKNLEYFQTKRDLNQRQLRWMGFLADYNYRIVYRPGTQNRKADILSCCEDHKSAVKEGGETPVLISPELFIAAIQTDSDLNDLIRDALHDDKAVYKILKSLEEDIPVKGWKIDNGLLYYHDWIYVPNEPEIRKAVLESRHDNPSTGHPGQFRTLDLLSRDYYWSGMKQSVTKYVQACNSCIRSKHSNRAPEGLLQNIDLPNKPWEEIMYDLIVGLPTSEGYDAILTVVDRLSKMVHFIPTHSDATAVDVANLFVSFVWKLHGLPRKTILDQGPQFNAKFLRQVYKQLGIEPQFSTAYRPQVDGQSERLNQFVEIYLRHYINYRQTDWVASLPLAEFSYNNGKHSGSKHSPFYMCYGYNPDFTVGNTKESHVPQADDLADFLKEIQAEAKAALEIAARQNAQYYDLNRREATKLEIGDKVYLNSTNIKTSRPSHKLEHKQLGPYKVLEKIGRNSYRLDLPKSMKVHPVFNIALLHKKPVDKYNRDPVPLPPVVTADGEEEYTVERILDSKKVGQQVKYLVKWKGYGPEDNTWEPKAHLANAPEKLAKFHCEHPEAAGP